One genomic window of Polyangium aurulentum includes the following:
- a CDS encoding phytoene desaturase, giving the protein MHASTPKPHAVVIGSGFGGLAAAVRLGARGYRVTVVEKLDAPGGRAYVHRQDGFVFDAGPTVITAPFLLEELWTLAGRRMSDDIDMRPVTPFYRIRFHDGTLFDYTGDADAMRREVGKLAPGDVEGYERFVKTSESIFRVGFEELAHVPFGSWFDMAKIVPEMVKLESYRTVYGLVAKHVSDERLRQVMSFHPLLVGGNPFSTTSIYTLIAFLERKWGVHFPIGGTGALVKGLVKLIEGQGGQVRCNAEVKRIVLNGRKARGVELVNGERIDADVVVSNADSAWTYRWLVDESVRKRWTNERLEKQRYSMGLFVWYFGTKRKYENVAHHTILLGPRYKGLLDDIFERHVLADDFSLYLHRPTATDPSLAPDGCDAFYVLSPVPNLASGTDWAKHAEPYRKSVEKYLASTIMPGLGDAIVTSRVTHPQEFQDRLLAFRGAAFGMEPVLTQSAFFRPHNASEEVEGLYIVGAGTHPGAGLPGVLSSARVLDRVVPDAAQIH; this is encoded by the coding sequence ATGCACGCTTCAACCCCCAAGCCTCACGCGGTGGTCATCGGCAGTGGTTTCGGCGGCCTGGCTGCTGCGGTGCGCCTGGGCGCTCGCGGTTACAGGGTCACTGTAGTCGAGAAGCTCGATGCGCCCGGCGGGAGGGCGTACGTTCACCGTCAGGACGGCTTCGTCTTCGACGCCGGGCCCACGGTCATCACGGCGCCGTTTCTGCTCGAGGAGCTGTGGACGCTCGCCGGGCGGCGCATGAGCGATGACATCGACATGCGGCCGGTGACGCCGTTTTACCGGATCCGTTTTCATGACGGGACGCTGTTCGACTACACGGGCGACGCAGACGCCATGCGGCGCGAGGTCGGAAAGCTCGCGCCGGGGGATGTCGAGGGCTACGAGCGGTTCGTCAAGACAAGCGAGTCGATTTTCCGCGTGGGCTTCGAGGAGCTCGCGCACGTGCCGTTCGGCTCGTGGTTCGACATGGCGAAGATCGTGCCCGAGATGGTCAAGCTCGAGAGCTACCGGACGGTGTACGGGCTGGTCGCCAAGCACGTGAGCGACGAGCGGCTGCGCCAGGTGATGAGCTTCCACCCGCTCCTCGTCGGCGGGAATCCCTTCTCGACCACGTCGATCTACACGCTGATCGCCTTCCTCGAGCGCAAATGGGGCGTACACTTCCCCATCGGCGGCACGGGCGCGCTCGTGAAGGGGCTCGTGAAGCTCATCGAGGGGCAAGGGGGGCAGGTGCGATGCAACGCGGAGGTCAAGCGGATCGTGCTGAACGGCCGCAAAGCCCGCGGGGTCGAGCTCGTGAACGGCGAGCGGATCGACGCCGACGTGGTCGTGTCGAACGCCGACTCCGCCTGGACCTACCGCTGGCTCGTCGACGAGTCGGTGCGCAAGCGCTGGACGAACGAGCGCCTGGAAAAACAGCGCTACTCAATGGGCCTGTTCGTCTGGTACTTCGGCACCAAACGAAAGTACGAGAACGTCGCACACCACACGATTCTTCTCGGGCCGCGATACAAGGGGCTGCTCGACGACATCTTCGAGCGGCACGTGCTCGCCGACGATTTCAGCCTCTATCTGCACCGCCCGACCGCGACGGACCCCTCGCTCGCGCCCGACGGGTGCGACGCGTTCTACGTGCTGTCGCCGGTGCCGAACCTGGCGAGCGGGACGGATTGGGCGAAGCATGCCGAGCCTTATCGCAAGAGCGTCGAGAAGTATCTCGCGTCCACGATCATGCCCGGGCTCGGCGATGCGATCGTCACCTCGCGCGTGACGCACCCGCAAGAGTTCCAGGATCGGCTGCTGGCGTTCCGCGGGGCGGCCTTCGGAATGGAGCCGGTCCTCACGCAGAGCGCCTTCTTCCGCCCGCACAACGCGAGCGAGGAGGTCGAGGGTCTGTACATCGTCGGCGCCGGGACGCACCCGGGCGCAGGGCTTCCGGGCGTGCTTTCGTCTGCGCGCGTGCTCGACAGGGTGGTGCCGGATGCAGCCCAGATCCATTGA
- a CDS encoding B12-binding domain-containing protein: MSSATLRAWERRYGIPSPSRTPSAYRLYSDDDVALIMKMRDLVKGGMAPAEAGKHLLTEPKDGVSQPAANGVHLENDPYTAACDRIVEATRRFDPDTLEDEVSKTLTLGPAVSIFERTIGPALTRIGDMWHAGAITVAQEHLASNVLGGTLIHLLRLAQPADATRRIALACFADEDHVLGLYGVGLRFTSWGYRTLMLGARTPPPAIARVVDSLAPDVVGLSVSIPPPPPRARELVDAYADACRTTAWVVGGEGAEGMRAWIEDRGGICVGKDLAASRQTIERLVASKRRRPARKD; the protein is encoded by the coding sequence GTGAGCTCCGCGACCCTGCGCGCGTGGGAGCGCCGGTACGGTATCCCGTCGCCATCGCGCACGCCGTCGGCCTACCGGCTCTACAGCGACGACGACGTCGCGCTCATCATGAAGATGCGCGACCTCGTGAAGGGCGGCATGGCCCCGGCCGAGGCAGGCAAGCACCTGCTCACCGAGCCGAAGGACGGGGTCAGCCAACCCGCGGCGAACGGCGTGCACCTCGAGAACGATCCGTACACCGCCGCCTGCGACCGCATCGTCGAGGCCACGCGCCGCTTCGACCCCGACACGCTCGAGGACGAGGTCAGCAAGACGCTCACGCTCGGCCCTGCCGTGTCCATCTTCGAGCGCACGATCGGCCCGGCGCTCACGCGGATCGGCGACATGTGGCACGCGGGCGCCATCACGGTCGCGCAGGAGCACCTCGCGTCGAACGTGCTCGGAGGCACGCTGATCCACCTCTTGCGCCTCGCGCAGCCCGCGGACGCCACGCGCCGCATCGCGCTCGCGTGCTTCGCGGACGAGGATCACGTGCTCGGCCTGTACGGCGTCGGCCTGCGCTTCACGTCCTGGGGCTACCGCACGCTGATGCTCGGCGCGCGCACGCCTCCCCCGGCCATCGCGCGCGTGGTCGACTCGCTCGCGCCCGACGTGGTCGGCCTGAGCGTGAGCATCCCGCCGCCTCCTCCGCGCGCCCGCGAGCTGGTCGACGCGTACGCCGACGCCTGCCGCACGACGGCGTGGGTCGTCGGCGGCGAAGGGGCCGAGGGGATGCGCGCGTGGATCGAGGACCGCGGCGGCATCTGCGTCGGCAAGGACCTCGCCGCCTCGCGGCAGACCATCGAGCGCCTCGTGGCGAGCAAGCGCAGGCGACCGGCG